CTTGGAGAATACAGAGTTGTATATGTTATCCGGTTTCCTTCCCGTAACTTTGTAGAAAGTAAAACCAGCCTTTGAAGAAAGCCATCCTGTACATGGTAATAAGTACCTTCTCGTTCACCCTAATGAACGCGTTCGTAAAATACTTAAGCCATTTCCCCACGTTTGAAATCGTTTTTTTCAGGTCAATAGGCTCGCTTTTCTTGGCTACCTCCTACATTCTTATAAAAGGCATACCCATATTAGGGAACAACAAAAGACTCATGCTCTATAGGTCGTTTGCAGGCTTGATTGCAATGAGCCTTTTTTTTATGTCCTTAAAATATATTCCCGTGGGTACGGCCGTCTCCCTTAGATATATTGCCCCCATCTTTGCCACCTTTTTTGCGGTCTTCTGGTTGAAAGAAAAGTTGCGGGCGGTACAGTGGTTGCTTTTTTTGATAGCATTTTGTGGGGTCCTGGTCATAAAGGGTTTTGGGGATGCATTGGATACTACAGGTTTGTTAC
Above is a window of Maribacter algicola DNA encoding:
- a CDS encoding DMT family transporter, which codes for MKKAILYMVISTFSFTLMNAFVKYLSHFPTFEIVFFRSIGSLFLATSYILIKGIPILGNNKRLMLYRSFAGLIAMSLFFMSLKYIPVGTAVSLRYIAPIFATFFAVFWLKEKLRAVQWLLFLIAFCGVLVIKGFGDALDTTGLLLVLTASVFSGMVYVLIRKIGKGDHPLVVVNYFMFTGTVVGGVLSIQNFTLPHDDEWFLLLSLGFFGFFGQLFMTKAFQVAKTSLVAPLKYIEVIFTLTVGVFWFGDYYSFFSLLGILMIIGALVANVFVGKR